The genome window CCTGTCTGTGGTAGAAACAATAAAAGAATTGCATGAAAAATCAGCTTCAGTTGGGATAGTATAGCAGTTGTCCGAAGATCTCTTAGCCTTTAAGATGCACGTATATTTGTCATTGTAGATCCTGTAAAATCGCTTTGTGAACAAGGCAGAGTATTTTGAATCACACAAATGACTAATACTGATTAAGTTGGCTTTGAGACCTTCAACATACAGAACATTTTTTAAGATGCATTCATCAGAAGCTCTTATCATGCCCTTACCTTTTATTTCAACTTGACTACCATCACCAAAAGTTACCTTTCCACCATCGAAGGACTCAAAAGATGTGAAAAATGATTTGTTACCGCTCATGTGTCGAGAACAACCACTGTCCAGGTACCAGGAATTAGTCTTGAATGCAGCTAACGTTGTCTGGACAAACATGCACCTTGAACTCTTGACCCATTGTCTATTCGCTTGAGGTGCTTGTGTAGGCTGTTTTGTCTCAGGTAGCTTTCTGGGTAACCTATCTGGTAACCTGTCCTGAGATACATCTTCAGCTAGCGGTTGAAACCTGTTAAAGAATTTTTCCTTCTGCATTTACCCAACATTAGTCCTTCTAGACATGTATGACATAGGTATCCCATACAATTTATGACAGTGTGGACGAATATGTCCCTTAACTCCACAATAATGACAAATGGGAATGAATCTACCTTGGTCATACCTTTGTGAAATTTGCCTCCTATAAAATGATTGAGGATGGAATGGTTGAGCTGTGCAGCCAAACCGATAAACATTTTCATACCTTAACTGAGTAGGTGCTCTCCCATTTTTAGCATTCGCCACTTTTGACATATTGCACTTTTGATTTCCCTGCTCCAAAGTTCGAGAGGTGGAAGAAACAAACTTCACAAATTTTGGGGTCTTGTTTTGTGCACTCATTTGTGAACTTTCACCTACTTCGTATCCAAGTACAAACGTCTCCTTACTCGTCCTTTGCATATCAAGTATGTTCTGCAAATGATTGGAACCAGATTCAAATTTATTAACATTAGAACAAACCTTTTTCAgcatgctttttctttttgcttcagCCTCGGTAAAGTAGGCTATATCAGAGGTTACATCAGGTTTCTTCAACGCCTCCAGCTCAgctatttcttctttcaattctttgatttcctttctgGTTTCAGCTAGTTCTTACACTAGAAGTTCCTTCTCTTTAATAGCCGTGTGTCTTTCCTTTTTAGCCTTGATACCTTCCTCAACCATGTCTTCATAGGCAGTCTGAAGCTCACATATATCAACAATagaatcatcttcttctgagCTCGTTTCGAATCTTTGGTCGCTTAAGTTTACTCTGATTCAGCATCT of Tripterygium wilfordii isolate XIE 37 chromosome 13, ASM1340144v1, whole genome shotgun sequence contains these proteins:
- the LOC120012511 gene encoding uncharacterized protein LOC120012511 is translated as MFENLRMEENEVFDDFYAKLSDIVNTSFTLGEPIESSKVVRKILISLPKRFTMKVAAIEESKDIDKIKVEELVGSLQTFEASFLKPKKSKGVAYLSTNDSNDTANELLLLTKSFKKFMKNRNSKDFKKEESSSSKAEKESKEPKSSQCFECKGFGHFAKKCANQKKKPKAYQTIWNDDTEEESDAESEKEIKELKEEIAELEALKKPDVTSDIAYFTEAEAKRKSMLKKNILDMQRTSKETFVLGYEVGESSQMSAQNKTPKFVKFVSSTSRTLEQGNQKCNMSKVANAKNGRAPTQLRYENVYRFGCTAQPFHPQSFYRRQISQRFQPLAEDVSQDRLPDRLPRKLPETKQPTQAPQANRQWVKSSRCMFVQTTLAAFKTNSWYLDSGCSRHMSGNKSFFTSFESFDGGKVTFGDGSQVEIKGKGMIRASDECILKNVLYVEGLKANLISISHLCDSKYSALFTKRFYRIYNDKYTCILKAKRSSDNCYTIPTEADFSCNSFIVSTTDRLWHERLGHLNYQDLKNCQIRRWYKKYQGLA